The genomic interval TCGGGTGGAACTTCCGTCGGCTTTTTCTCCAAGGGTGGCAAAGCGAGCTCCTCCAGTCTGCGTGCGAGAGCCATTGGGGAGAGGGAGGAAAGAACGATGGTGCCATCGTCCATAAAAATAGCGCTTCTCGTCCTTTTCCCCTTAGCAGCGTTCAACAAATTCCCCTTTTTTCTCGCCTCCTGGATGAGCTGCTTGACGGGAGAAGAGAAGGGGTCAACTACAGCCACTATCCTTTGGGCGATGACAAAATTGCCAAACCCTATATTGAGCGGTGTAGTCCCTTTCATCTAAATCACTCCTTTTATAATCAGTAAATTGAATAGCCTGAGGGGGCGAAGAGGAAGACTTTTGTGCCTATTTTTTCGTGGCTTCCTCTTATCCCGAAGGCTACTCCGCTCAAAAAATCCACTACCCTTCTCGCGGTTTCATCGTTTGCCTTCTCCAAATTAACGATAACAATGAAGCCTTGCCTCAGTCTAATTGCTGCTTCCCCTATTTCGTTCTCGAAATTGACGATTTCCTTCCTGTAAATGGGGACATCCTTGCGAGAGTAAAGGCGAAGCGACCATCTCCTCTTAGGCGTTGGATAATCATCAAGCGAAGGCTCTTCAAATCCGTCTTCCTCTTCTTTTTCAGAGCCGGAAAAGAACCTAGCTATCCTGGAGAAGAAGCCTTCCCTTTCCTCATATTCTTGTTCCTCATATTCTTGCATAAAATCTACCTCCTTTCCCCAAAAATGGCTGTGCCTAACCTAACGAGGTTAGAACCTTCCTCTATGGCAACATCATAATCGGAAGACATCCCCATAGAGAGAATTTGCATCTCTATATTTCCCGCGGATTTGAATCTCTCCTTCGCCCCTTCAAAAAGCTCCCTCATCTTGGCGAAGTAGGGACGCATTTTCTCCTTCTCTAAAGGCGGTCCCATAGTCATAAGCCCGAGCACCTTTATCCCTTGAAGCTCCCTTAATTGTTCAAGGAAGCTAAAAAGCTCTTGTGGCTTGATACCAAATTTGCTCGGTTCTTCCCCTATATTTACCTCTATTAGTATGGGGAACACCTTTCCCTTTGCTCTTGCCCTTTTATCTATTTCAAGGGCGAGGGGGAGGGAGTCAACAGTTTGAATCATATGAAAGAGCTCCATAGCTTTCTTCACCTTATTGGTCTGCAGATGCCCTATGAAGTGCCATTGAATATTATCTAGTAATGCACCGAGATCCTCTTTTCTTTTGACTGCCTCC from bacterium carries:
- a CDS encoding DUF370 domain-containing protein; translated protein: MKGTTPLNIGFGNFVIAQRIVAVVDPFSSPVKQLIQEARKKGNLLNAAKGKRTRSAIFMDDGTIVLSSLSPMALARRLEELALPPLEKKPTEVPPEEMGE
- a CDS encoding cell division protein SepF, whose protein sequence is MQEYEEQEYEEREGFFSRIARFFSGSEKEEEDGFEEPSLDDYPTPKRRWSLRLYSRKDVPIYRKEIVNFENEIGEAAIRLRQGFIVIVNLEKANDETARRVVDFLSGVAFGIRGSHEKIGTKVFLFAPSGYSIY
- a CDS encoding YggS family pyridoxal phosphate-dependent enzyme yields the protein MSIRERLEIIRDRISKSAEKSGRKAEDIILLAACKGVDNEKVKEAMEEGVRFIGDNYVQEAVKRKEDLGALLDNIQWHFIGHLQTNKVKKAMELFHMIQTVDSLPLALEIDKRARAKGKVFPILIEVNIGEEPSKFGIKPQELFSFLEQLRELQGIKVLGLMTMGPPLEKEKMRPYFAKMRELFEGAKERFKSAGNIEMQILSMGMSSDYDVAIEEGSNLVRLGTAIFGERR